One Luteimonas sp. MC1825 DNA segment encodes these proteins:
- the apbC gene encoding iron-sulfur cluster carrier protein ApbC: MSARIPSRAVQGKLSPLPRIRNIIAVGSGKGGVGKSTTAVNLALALAATGVRVGILDADVYGPSVPAMLGLSGRPDSPDGKSIMPMRAHGVEAMSIGLLVDQDTPMIWRGPMATSALTQLLGDTLWGGEDGLDYLVVDLPPGTGDIQLTLAQKIPVAGAVIVTTPQDMATLDARKALKMFEKVEVAVLGLVENMAVHVCTNCGHAEHLFGQGGGSRMAEQYGVPLLGSLPLELAIREQGDAGVPVVVSAPDSPAAEAYRQLARNLVAELDKRPRAPSAISASLI, encoded by the coding sequence ATGTCAGCACGCATCCCGTCCCGCGCCGTCCAGGGCAAACTTTCGCCCCTTCCACGCATCCGCAACATCATTGCCGTGGGTTCCGGCAAGGGTGGCGTGGGGAAATCCACGACCGCCGTGAACCTGGCGCTGGCCCTGGCCGCCACAGGCGTCCGGGTGGGCATCCTCGACGCCGACGTCTACGGCCCCAGCGTCCCGGCCATGCTGGGGTTGTCGGGCCGGCCCGACAGCCCGGACGGCAAGTCGATCATGCCGATGCGCGCGCACGGGGTGGAGGCGATGTCGATCGGCCTGCTGGTCGACCAGGACACGCCGATGATCTGGCGTGGACCGATGGCGACCTCGGCCTTGACCCAGCTGCTTGGCGACACACTGTGGGGCGGCGAGGATGGGCTGGACTACCTGGTGGTGGACCTGCCGCCCGGCACCGGCGACATCCAGCTCACCCTGGCGCAGAAGATCCCGGTGGCCGGCGCGGTCATCGTCACCACGCCCCAGGACATGGCCACGCTCGATGCGCGCAAGGCGCTGAAGATGTTCGAGAAGGTCGAGGTCGCCGTGCTGGGCCTGGTCGAGAACATGGCCGTCCACGTGTGCACGAATTGCGGCCACGCCGAACACCTGTTCGGCCAGGGCGGCGGCAGTCGCATGGCGGAGCAGTACGGGGTGCCGCTGCTGGGCTCGCTGCCGCTGGAGCTCGCGATCCGCGAGCAGGGCGATGCCGGCGTGCCGGTCGTGGTGTCCGCTCCGGATTCGCCCGCGGCCGAAGCCTATCGCCAGCTGGCCCGCAACCTGGTCGCCGAGCTCGACAAGCGCCCGCGCGCGCCGAGCGCGATTTCCGCCTCGCTGATCTGA
- the dcd gene encoding dCTP deaminase yields the protein MSIKSDRWIRRMSETPGGMIEPFEPGQVKHAGNGERIVSYGTSSYGYDVRCSREFKVFTNINSTIVDPKRFDPKSFVDIEADECIIPPNSFALARTVEYFRIPRDTLVVCLGKSTYARCGIIVNVTPLEPEWEGHVTLEFSNTTPLPARIYANEGVAQMLFFQSSADDICETSYKDRGGKYQGQTGVTLPRT from the coding sequence ATGAGCATCAAGTCCGACCGCTGGATCCGCCGCATGTCCGAAACGCCCGGTGGCATGATCGAGCCCTTCGAGCCCGGCCAGGTCAAGCACGCCGGCAACGGCGAGCGCATCGTCAGCTACGGCACCTCGAGCTACGGCTACGACGTGCGCTGCTCGCGCGAGTTCAAGGTGTTCACCAACATCAACTCGACGATCGTCGACCCCAAGCGCTTCGACCCGAAGAGCTTCGTGGACATCGAGGCCGACGAATGCATCATCCCGCCGAATTCGTTCGCGCTGGCGCGCACGGTGGAGTACTTCCGCATCCCGCGTGACACGCTGGTCGTATGCCTGGGCAAGAGCACGTATGCGCGCTGCGGGATCATCGTCAACGTCACGCCGCTGGAGCCCGAGTGGGAAGGCCACGTGACGCTGGAGTTCAGCAACACCACGCCGCTGCCGGCGCGCATCTATGCCAACGAAGGCGTGGCGCAGATGCTGTTCTTCCAGTCGTCGGCCGACGACATCTGCGAGACGTCCTACAAGGACCGCGGTGGCAAGTACCAGGGCCAGACCGGGGTCACCCTGCCGCGCACCTGA
- a CDS encoding HIT family protein, which translates to MSKRKQHQPEPYALHPQLAADTHPLATLALCDLRLMDDSNYPWLVLVPRVPEARELVDLSPEQRAQLGEEVARCEQLLLAEYRPHKLNVAALGNLVPQLHVHVIARFEQDPAWPAPVWGRVAARPYAPETLVDCISVLRHSLLD; encoded by the coding sequence ATGTCCAAGCGCAAACAGCACCAGCCCGAGCCCTACGCCCTGCACCCGCAGCTGGCCGCCGACACCCATCCGCTGGCCACGCTCGCCCTGTGCGACCTGCGCCTGATGGACGACAGCAACTACCCGTGGCTGGTGCTGGTGCCGCGGGTGCCCGAGGCCCGGGAACTGGTCGACCTGTCGCCGGAGCAGCGCGCGCAACTGGGCGAGGAAGTCGCGCGCTGCGAGCAGCTGCTGCTCGCCGAATACCGGCCGCACAAGCTCAACGTCGCCGCGCTCGGCAACCTGGTGCCGCAGCTGCACGTGCACGTGATCGCGCGTTTCGAACAGGATCCGGCCTGGCCGGCGCCGGTCTGGGGGCGCGTGGCCGCGCGGCCCTACGCTCCGGAAACGCTGGTGGACTGCATTTCGGTGCTGCGCCACTCGCTGCTGGACTGA
- a CDS encoding dienelactone hydrolase family protein yields the protein MGTRGTLEVPGIGEVGTWLARPDATPRCGLVVVQEIFGVNAHMRAVTDRYARDGLLALAPALFDPVERDAQLAYDEAGFEGGRALASALGFERAVAIVAAAAAQLRTLLAEASPGAPACVAVVGFCWGGSVAWLANTRLGLPAVSYYGARTVQFLDEPMRAPMLFHFGGRDHSIPPADVEAHRRAQPAAELHVYDAGHGFNRDVDPLHHDAASARLAHERTLDFLHRACGAPAGAAPPP from the coding sequence ATGGGCACGCGCGGCACGCTTGAGGTTCCGGGAATCGGCGAGGTGGGCACGTGGCTCGCCAGGCCCGATGCGACCCCGCGCTGCGGCCTGGTGGTGGTCCAGGAAATCTTCGGGGTCAATGCCCACATGCGCGCGGTCACCGACCGCTATGCCCGCGACGGCCTGCTGGCGCTGGCACCGGCGCTGTTCGATCCGGTGGAACGCGACGCCCAGCTCGCCTACGACGAGGCGGGCTTCGAGGGCGGCCGCGCGCTGGCGTCGGCACTGGGCTTCGAGCGCGCGGTGGCGATCGTGGCCGCGGCGGCGGCGCAGCTGCGCACGCTGCTGGCCGAGGCGTCACCCGGGGCGCCGGCCTGCGTCGCCGTGGTCGGATTCTGCTGGGGCGGGAGCGTGGCCTGGCTCGCCAACACCCGCCTCGGCCTGCCCGCGGTGAGCTACTACGGCGCGCGCACGGTGCAATTCCTGGACGAGCCGATGCGTGCGCCGATGCTGTTCCACTTCGGCGGGCGCGACCACAGCATCCCGCCAGCCGACGTCGAGGCGCACCGGCGCGCGCAGCCCGCCGCCGAACTGCATGTCTACGATGCCGGCCACGGCTTCAACCGCGACGTCGACCCGCTGCACCACGACGCGGCGAGCGCCCGCCTGGCGCACGAGCGCACGCTCGACTTCCTGCACCGCGCCTGCGGTGCCCCGGCAGGCGCCGCGCCGCCACCCTGA
- the rimO gene encoding 30S ribosomal protein S12 methylthiotransferase RimO, translated as MSQPSPAPASPRVGFVSLGCPKALVDSERILTQLRVEGYELVPSYDDADVVVVNTCGFIDSAVAESLDAIGEAMAENGKVIVTGCLGKRAELIREAHPGVLSISGPQDYASVMSAVYAALPPRRDPFLDLVPRQRLGAEDYASGVKLTPRHYAYLKISEGCNHRCSFCIIPSMRGDLVSRPVDDVLREAERLVAGGVRELLVVSQDTSAYGVDLRYAERTWRGKAYQTRMKALCEGLSELDAWVRLHYVYPYPHVDDIIELMVQARADGQPRLLPYLDIPFQHASPRILKLMKRPGAVERTLERVQAWRAACPELTVRSTFIVGFPGETDAEFEALLDFLDEAQLDRVGAFAYSPVDGAAANALPDPVPDEVKEERLARFMARQADISAARLEAKVGSVQRCIVDAIDGELAIARSMADAPEIDGLVQVQDGREAGLRPGEFVDVRIMGSDEHDLYGEVDYGSTLYVG; from the coding sequence ATGTCCCAGCCCTCCCCCGCACCAGCCAGCCCGCGCGTCGGATTCGTCAGCCTCGGCTGCCCCAAGGCCCTTGTCGATTCCGAGCGCATCCTCACCCAGCTGCGGGTGGAGGGCTACGAGCTCGTGCCCAGCTACGACGACGCCGACGTGGTGGTGGTCAACACCTGCGGCTTCATCGATTCCGCGGTGGCCGAGTCGCTGGACGCGATCGGCGAGGCCATGGCCGAGAACGGCAAGGTGATCGTGACCGGCTGCCTCGGCAAGCGCGCGGAGCTGATCCGCGAGGCGCATCCGGGCGTGCTGTCGATCAGCGGCCCGCAGGACTACGCCAGCGTGATGTCGGCGGTGTACGCGGCGCTGCCGCCGCGCCGCGATCCATTCCTCGACCTCGTGCCGCGCCAGCGCCTCGGTGCGGAGGACTACGCATCCGGCGTGAAGCTCACGCCGCGGCACTACGCCTACCTGAAGATTTCCGAGGGCTGCAACCACCGCTGCAGCTTCTGCATCATCCCGTCGATGCGCGGCGACCTGGTGTCGCGCCCGGTCGACGACGTGCTGCGCGAGGCCGAGCGCCTGGTTGCCGGCGGCGTGCGCGAGTTGCTGGTGGTGTCGCAGGACACCTCGGCCTACGGCGTCGACCTGCGCTATGCCGAGCGCACGTGGCGCGGCAAGGCGTACCAGACGCGCATGAAGGCGCTGTGCGAAGGCCTCTCGGAGCTCGACGCCTGGGTGCGCCTGCATTACGTCTACCCGTACCCGCACGTCGACGACATCATCGAACTCATGGTGCAGGCGCGCGCCGACGGCCAGCCGCGGCTGCTGCCCTACCTCGACATCCCGTTCCAGCACGCCAGTCCGCGCATCCTGAAGCTGATGAAGCGGCCCGGCGCGGTCGAGCGCACGCTCGAGCGCGTGCAGGCGTGGCGCGCCGCCTGTCCGGAGCTCACCGTGCGCTCGACCTTCATCGTCGGCTTCCCGGGCGAGACCGATGCGGAGTTCGAGGCGCTGCTCGACTTCCTCGACGAGGCGCAGCTCGACCGGGTCGGCGCATTCGCCTATTCGCCGGTGGATGGCGCGGCGGCCAACGCGCTTCCGGACCCGGTGCCTGACGAGGTGAAGGAAGAGCGCCTGGCGCGTTTCATGGCGCGCCAGGCGGACATCTCCGCCGCGCGCCTGGAGGCCAAGGTCGGCAGCGTGCAGCGCTGCATCGTGGATGCCATCGACGGCGAACTCGCCATCGCGCGCTCGATGGCCGACGCCCCCGAGATCGACGGCCTGGTGCAGGTGCAGGACGGGCGCGAAGCGGGCCTGCGCCCCGGCGAGTTCGTCGACGTGCGCATCATGGGCAGCGACGAGCACGACCTCTACGGCGAGGTCGACTACGGCTCCACGCTCTACGTCGGATAG
- the greB gene encoding transcription elongation factor GreB: MGRWRPPQEASTALVTPAGHARLKAELDDLWRVRRPEVVRALSAAAAEGDRSENAEYHYRKKQLGEIDRRVRYLSKRLEVLRVIDTVPSDAGAVFFGASVEIEDIASGEVHRYRIVGPDEIDATLGWISIDAPLARALLRKRVDDAFEAQLPTGARRFAVLAVDYPT, encoded by the coding sequence ATGGGCCGCTGGCGACCGCCGCAGGAGGCAAGCACCGCCCTGGTCACGCCCGCCGGCCACGCGCGCCTGAAGGCCGAGCTGGATGATCTCTGGCGCGTGCGCCGGCCCGAGGTGGTGCGCGCGCTGAGCGCCGCGGCCGCCGAGGGTGACCGCTCGGAAAACGCCGAGTACCACTACCGCAAGAAGCAGCTCGGCGAGATCGACCGCCGCGTGCGCTACCTGTCGAAGCGCCTCGAGGTCCTGCGCGTCATCGACACCGTCCCGTCCGACGCCGGCGCGGTGTTCTTCGGCGCGAGCGTCGAGATCGAGGACATCGCGTCCGGCGAGGTCCACCGCTACCGCATCGTCGGCCCCGACGAGATCGACGCGACGCTCGGCTGGATCAGCATCGACGCACCGTTGGCGCGGGCGCTGCTGCGCAAGCGCGTCGACGACGCATTCGAAGCGCAGCTCCCGACCGGCGCGCGCCGGTTCGCGGTACTCGCGGTCGACTATCCGACGTAG
- a CDS encoding helicase HerA-like domain-containing protein: MDPILVGKAVTTPDALPETGGRVHLLPRYGNRHGLVAGATGTGKTVTLMTLAEGFSRIGVPVFLADVKGDVAGLAVAGDGGEKLLQRAAMIGADGYAPEASPVLFWDIYGKSGHPVRTTVSEIGPTLLGRMLELNDTQSGVLDITFKLADDRGLLLLDLADLRALLALVAEERKAISTSYGLVSAPSIGAIQRALLRLEQEGGNQFFGEPALELADLMRTTPDGRGVIGILAADQLVLKPRLYATFLLWLLSELFENLPEVGDLDKPKLVFVFDEAHLLFKDAPPALRQRVEQVVRIIRSKGVGIYFCSQFPDDVPDEILGQLGNRVQHALRAFTPRDQKAVRTAAETFVANPALDVAKVIAQLGTGEALVSTLQGKGAPMPVEQTLIAPPRCRMGAITEAERARVRAASPVGGKYDTTVDRESAFEMLAAKAAATLEAAQAPKARTTTEDDAAGGGFGQSVKDALFGTKRRQGMVETMAKQTARTVGNQIGRQILRGIFGGITGKR; the protein is encoded by the coding sequence ATGGACCCGATCCTCGTCGGCAAGGCCGTCACGACGCCCGATGCACTGCCGGAGACCGGTGGCCGCGTGCACCTGCTGCCGCGGTACGGCAATCGCCACGGGCTGGTCGCCGGCGCCACCGGCACCGGCAAGACGGTCACGCTGATGACGCTGGCGGAAGGCTTCTCGCGCATTGGCGTGCCGGTGTTCCTGGCCGACGTGAAGGGTGACGTGGCCGGGCTGGCCGTCGCCGGCGACGGTGGCGAGAAGCTGCTGCAGCGCGCGGCGATGATCGGCGCCGACGGCTACGCGCCGGAGGCCAGCCCGGTGCTGTTCTGGGACATCTACGGCAAGTCCGGGCACCCGGTACGCACCACGGTCAGCGAGATCGGCCCCACGCTGCTGGGGCGCATGCTGGAGCTCAACGACACCCAGTCCGGCGTGCTGGACATCACCTTCAAGCTGGCCGACGACCGCGGCCTGCTGCTGCTCGACCTTGCCGACCTGCGCGCCCTGCTGGCGCTGGTGGCCGAAGAGCGCAAGGCCATCTCCACGTCCTACGGCCTGGTCAGCGCGCCGTCGATCGGCGCCATCCAGCGCGCGCTGCTGCGCCTGGAACAGGAAGGCGGCAACCAGTTCTTTGGCGAGCCGGCGCTTGAACTGGCGGACCTGATGCGCACCACGCCCGATGGCCGCGGCGTGATCGGCATCCTCGCCGCCGACCAGCTGGTGCTGAAGCCGCGCCTGTACGCGACGTTCCTGCTGTGGCTGCTGTCGGAGCTGTTCGAGAACCTGCCCGAGGTCGGCGACCTGGACAAGCCGAAGCTGGTATTTGTGTTCGACGAGGCGCACCTGCTGTTCAAGGACGCGCCGCCGGCGCTGCGCCAGCGTGTCGAGCAGGTGGTGCGGATCATCCGCTCCAAGGGCGTGGGCATCTACTTCTGCTCGCAGTTCCCCGATGACGTGCCCGACGAGATCCTCGGCCAGCTCGGCAACCGCGTGCAGCACGCCCTGCGCGCCTTCACTCCGCGCGACCAGAAGGCGGTGCGCACCGCGGCCGAGACCTTCGTGGCCAACCCCGCGCTCGACGTGGCCAAGGTCATCGCCCAGCTCGGCACCGGTGAGGCGCTGGTCTCCACCCTGCAGGGCAAGGGTGCGCCGATGCCGGTGGAGCAGACCCTGATCGCGCCACCGCGCTGCCGCATGGGCGCGATCACCGAGGCCGAGCGCGCGCGCGTGCGCGCGGCCAGCCCGGTCGGCGGCAAGTACGACACCACGGTGGACCGCGAATCCGCGTTCGAGATGCTGGCGGCCAAGGCGGCGGCAACGCTGGAAGCCGCACAGGCGCCCAAGGCGCGCACCACGACCGAGGACGACGCCGCAGGCGGCGGCTTCGGCCAGTCGGTGAAGGACGCACTGTTCGGCACCAAGCGGCGCCAGGGCATGGTGGAGACCATGGCCAAGCAGACCGCGCGCACCGTGGGCAACCAGATCGGGCGGCAGATCCTGCGCGGCATCTTCGGCGGGATCACCGGCAAGCGCTGA
- a CDS encoding transglycosylase SLT domain-containing protein, translated as MPDSAVLFRRLALVAIALTFTLHAPAALAQSKRDRAATEGLVERMAAAEVRYRESLVRAANNDPEAIAEGNAALEDMEDVMVACEKQRGCNVSRMLPGWKRLLKAQADDVAGADGEEPEAWAEGEGELPTGDVPDAASAAALLSEDGQRFVRMVQFNPAVQAGIRRWLTDMRVSLVTSHENYQYMRHMMSPAFERRGLPEALLFGIMAKESNGRVHAGSRAGAVGPLQFMPATGQRFGLGPDGAGFDTRYDPRMSSDAAASYLSERFAEFGNDVEMWLAAYNGGEGRAARIHRGSGGRKFWDADVYNQFPAETRDYVPMVIAAAWLYLHPREYGLSFPKVDARPATFALARPASIYELTICMGDGGSRHGYLRSLRNLNPRYEADTVIAGGTMLNGTVRMAGLYKRWCAQGKRADLARQLMGSSVDAALVRTGPIEVVRPGDAGGEGAAGMPGATTPAPAPQRGAREHRVARGETLAAVSRRYGCDVRVLARANGVQAPGYAIRVGQQLKLEGCKG; from the coding sequence ATGCCCGATTCCGCAGTGCTCTTCCGCCGCCTGGCGCTCGTCGCCATCGCCTTGACGTTCACCTTGCACGCCCCGGCGGCACTGGCGCAGTCCAAGCGCGACCGCGCCGCGACCGAGGGCCTGGTGGAACGCATGGCCGCGGCCGAGGTCCGCTACCGTGAATCGCTGGTGCGGGCGGCCAACAACGATCCCGAGGCGATCGCCGAAGGCAACGCCGCGCTGGAGGACATGGAGGACGTGATGGTCGCCTGCGAGAAGCAGCGCGGCTGCAACGTCAGCCGGATGCTGCCGGGCTGGAAGCGGCTGCTGAAGGCGCAGGCCGACGACGTCGCCGGCGCCGACGGCGAGGAGCCCGAAGCCTGGGCCGAAGGCGAGGGCGAGCTGCCCACCGGCGACGTGCCTGACGCCGCGAGCGCCGCGGCGCTGCTCAGCGAGGACGGCCAGCGTTTCGTGCGCATGGTGCAGTTCAACCCGGCGGTGCAGGCCGGCATCCGCCGCTGGCTGACCGACATGCGCGTGTCGCTGGTCACCAGCCACGAGAACTACCAGTACATGCGCCACATGATGTCGCCGGCGTTCGAGCGTCGCGGCCTGCCCGAGGCGTTGCTGTTCGGGATCATGGCCAAGGAGTCCAACGGCCGCGTGCATGCCGGTTCGCGCGCCGGCGCGGTCGGCCCGCTGCAGTTCATGCCGGCTACCGGTCAGCGCTTCGGCCTGGGCCCCGACGGCGCCGGCTTCGACACCCGCTACGACCCGCGCATGTCGTCCGACGCCGCCGCCAGCTACCTGAGCGAGCGCTTCGCCGAATTCGGCAACGACGTGGAGATGTGGCTGGCCGCCTACAACGGCGGCGAAGGGCGCGCGGCGCGTATCCACCGCGGCAGCGGCGGCCGAAAGTTCTGGGATGCCGACGTCTACAACCAGTTCCCCGCCGAAACCCGCGACTACGTGCCGATGGTGATCGCGGCGGCGTGGCTGTACCTGCACCCGCGCGAATACGGCCTGTCGTTCCCCAAGGTGGATGCGCGCCCGGCGACCTTCGCCCTGGCGCGCCCGGCGTCGATCTACGAGCTCACCATCTGCATGGGCGACGGCGGCAGCCGCCATGGCTACCTGCGCAGCCTGCGCAACCTCAATCCGCGCTACGAGGCCGACACGGTGATCGCCGGGGGCACGATGCTCAACGGCACGGTGCGCATGGCCGGCCTGTACAAGCGCTGGTGCGCCCAGGGCAAGCGCGCCGACCTCGCGCGGCAGCTGATGGGCAGCAGCGTGGATGCCGCGCTGGTACGCACCGGGCCGATCGAAGTGGTGCGACCGGGCGATGCGGGCGGCGAGGGTGCCGCCGGCATGCCGGGCGCCACCACGCCGGCGCCAGCGCCGCAGCGCGGCGCGCGCGAACACCGCGTCGCCCGTGGCGAGACGCTGGCGGCGGTGTCGCGCCGCTATGGCTGCGACGTGCGGGTGCTGGCGCGCGCGAACGGCGTGCAGGCGCCGGGGTATGCGATCCGCGTCGGCCAGCAGCTGAAGCTCGAGGGCTGCAAGGGCTGA
- a CDS encoding YdiU family protein: MPLRFDNAFLRELPGDPDQGPGTREVPGAAWSRVMPTPVAAPRLVAASADMVAALGLDAHDVAAPGFAATFAGNRLCPGMDPWAANYGGHQFGHWAGQLGDGRAISLGEVVAADGRRHELQLKGAGPTPYSRRADGRAVLRSSIREFLCSEAMHHLGVPTTRALSLVATGDSVVRDMFYDGHAAPEPGAIVCRVAPSFLRFGSFELPASRGDVVLLRQLVEFCIWRDFPELLGSRAGAPLARLRDAAAFDGTLLAAWFHEVCVRTAVVVGHWMRVGFVHGVLNTDNMSILGLTIDYGPYGWIDDYDPDWTPNTTDAQGRRYRFGWQPRVAHWNLARLAQALSPLFATAAPLQAGLDAYAATWAEAERDNAAGKLGLSACDADDLALMRELQGLLHAGGADMTIFFRALSDIDLASPTPAPLRAAFYDDALQAATEPALADWLARYAARCRADALPAEARVAHMHGANPRFVLRNYLAQQAIDRATQGDDGGVLELLEVLRDPYDEQPGREAFAARRPDWARDRAGCSMLSCSS, encoded by the coding sequence ATGCCGCTGCGCTTCGACAACGCCTTCCTGCGTGAACTCCCCGGCGACCCCGACCAGGGGCCGGGCACGCGCGAGGTGCCGGGCGCGGCCTGGTCGCGGGTGATGCCGACGCCGGTGGCCGCGCCCCGACTCGTGGCCGCGTCCGCGGACATGGTGGCGGCGCTTGGGCTGGATGCGCATGACGTGGCCGCGCCCGGATTCGCCGCCACCTTCGCCGGCAACCGCCTGTGCCCCGGCATGGATCCCTGGGCCGCCAACTACGGTGGCCACCAGTTCGGCCACTGGGCGGGGCAGCTCGGCGATGGCCGCGCGATCAGCCTGGGCGAGGTGGTCGCGGCCGATGGCCGCCGCCACGAGCTGCAGCTCAAGGGCGCCGGACCCACGCCGTATTCGCGCCGTGCCGATGGCCGCGCGGTGCTGCGCTCCTCGATCCGCGAATTCCTGTGCAGCGAGGCCATGCACCATCTCGGCGTGCCGACCACCCGCGCGCTGTCGCTGGTGGCCACCGGCGACAGCGTGGTGCGCGACATGTTCTACGACGGCCACGCCGCGCCCGAGCCGGGTGCGATCGTGTGCCGCGTGGCGCCGTCGTTCCTGCGCTTCGGCAGCTTCGAGCTGCCGGCCTCGCGCGGCGATGTCGTGCTGCTGCGGCAGCTGGTGGAGTTCTGCATCTGGCGCGACTTCCCTGAACTCCTGGGCAGCCGTGCCGGCGCGCCGTTGGCGCGGCTGCGCGACGCGGCCGCCTTCGACGGGACGCTGCTGGCGGCGTGGTTCCACGAAGTCTGTGTCCGTACCGCGGTGGTGGTGGGGCACTGGATGCGGGTCGGGTTCGTCCATGGCGTGCTCAACACCGACAACATGTCGATCCTCGGCCTGACCATCGATTACGGCCCCTACGGCTGGATCGACGACTACGACCCCGACTGGACGCCCAACACCACCGACGCCCAGGGCCGCCGCTACCGCTTCGGCTGGCAGCCGCGGGTGGCGCACTGGAACCTGGCGCGGCTGGCACAGGCGCTGTCGCCGCTGTTCGCCACGGCCGCGCCGCTGCAGGCCGGCCTCGATGCCTACGCCGCCACCTGGGCCGAGGCCGAGCGTGACAACGCCGCCGGCAAGCTGGGACTGTCGGCCTGCGACGCCGACGACCTCGCGCTGATGCGCGAGCTGCAGGGGCTGCTGCACGCCGGAGGCGCCGACATGACGATCTTCTTCCGCGCACTGTCGGACATCGACCTCGCAAGCCCGACGCCCGCGCCGCTGCGCGCGGCGTTCTACGACGACGCGCTGCAGGCGGCGACCGAACCGGCGCTGGCCGACTGGCTGGCCCGCTACGCCGCCCGCTGCCGCGCCGACGCGCTGCCTGCGGAGGCGCGCGTGGCGCACATGCACGGCGCCAATCCGCGCTTCGTGCTGCGCAATTACCTGGCGCAGCAGGCGATCGACCGTGCCACCCAGGGTGACGACGGCGGGGTGCTGGAGCTGCTCGAGGTCCTGCGCGACCCCTACGACGAGCAGCCGGGGCGCGAAGCCTTCGCCGCGCGCCGCCCTGACTGGGCCCGCGACCGCGCCGGCTGCTCGATGTTGTCCTGCAGTTCCTGA